A genomic segment from Nicotiana tabacum cultivar K326 chromosome 7, ASM71507v2, whole genome shotgun sequence encodes:
- the LOC142162281 gene encoding uncharacterized protein LOC142162281, whose protein sequence is MGDYNAIRAGEDRPIGSPVQESEIRDFNDFIEHNNLTEIRTTGRNFTWTNEHAYSRIDRALENAEWMMQMPHLEVRVMDPGCSDHSPLCMNFEDTEDKGPRPFKFLNHLSEHKEFLVKVKEAWRKRNERNIMKDVWCRLKQVKQAMKSLNRAEYNAIWDKIQ, encoded by the coding sequence ATGGGAGACTACAATGCCATTAGAGCAGGGGAGGATAGACCAATTGGGAGCCCTGTCCAAGAATCTGAGATTAGGGACTTCAATGATTTCATTGAGCATAATAATTTGACAGAAATCAGAACTACTGGAAGGAACTTCACATGGACAAATGAACACGCATACAGCAGAATAGATAGAGCCTTAGAGAATGCTGAATGGATGATGCAAATGCCACATTTAGAGGTAAGGGTAATGGATCCAGGTTGTTCTGACCATTCTCCTCTGTGTATGAATTTTGAAGACACTGAGGATAAAGGTCCAAGGCCTTTTAAATTCCTAAACCATCTTTCTGAGCATAAAGAGTTTCTGGTAAAAGTTAAAGAAGCATGGCGAAAGAGAAATGAGAGGAATATCATGAAGGATGTATGGTGCAGACTCAAACAAGTGAAGCAAGCTATGAAAAGTCTGAATAGAGCAGAGTATAATGCAATATGGGACAAGATACAATAG